Proteins encoded in a region of the Pseudothermotoga elfii DSM 9442 = NBRC 107921 genome:
- the kdd gene encoding L-erythro-3,5-diaminohexanoate dehydrogenase, which yields MRGDPFGLHRVIEPKGKLPQPAWKIDNDTSKIYDNEILIDVIKLNIDAASFTQIKNEAGKDESKVAEKIMQIVKERGKMHNPITGSGGMLIGKIKKIGKDLKIDANEGDKIATLVSLSLTPLNLKKITKVHLDKEQVDVEAEAILFETGVFAKLPEDMPESVALAILDVAGAPIQTARLVSPGDTVLVTGAAGKSGVLCCYVAKKYAGPTGKVIGLVHSEKSVAELENLKIVDRVMVSDAQDAVGTYKKFMEMNGGELADVVINVVNVPDTEMASVMCCKERGKVYFFSMATSFTKAALGAEGIGKDVDMIIGNGYAKDHAKFALEIVRENKKLYELFLKRYG from the coding sequence GTGCGCGGAGATCCATTCGGACTTCATAGAGTTATAGAACCAAAGGGTAAATTACCTCAACCTGCCTGGAAAATTGACAACGATACTTCGAAGATATATGACAACGAAATTTTGATAGATGTCATAAAACTGAACATAGATGCTGCATCTTTTACACAAATTAAAAATGAAGCTGGGAAAGATGAATCAAAAGTAGCTGAGAAAATTATGCAAATAGTTAAAGAACGTGGTAAGATGCACAACCCAATAACAGGTTCTGGGGGAATGCTGATAGGGAAAATCAAAAAAATTGGAAAAGACCTGAAAATAGATGCAAATGAAGGTGATAAGATAGCAACACTCGTTTCATTGAGTTTGACGCCTCTGAATTTGAAAAAAATCACAAAAGTTCACCTTGACAAAGAACAGGTTGATGTTGAAGCTGAAGCCATATTGTTTGAAACGGGGGTTTTTGCAAAATTACCTGAAGATATGCCAGAATCAGTGGCACTGGCTATCTTAGACGTAGCTGGTGCTCCGATACAAACCGCAAGACTTGTTTCGCCTGGAGATACTGTTTTAGTAACTGGTGCTGCGGGAAAATCTGGTGTACTTTGCTGTTACGTAGCAAAGAAATATGCCGGGCCGACTGGCAAGGTTATTGGCCTGGTTCATTCAGAAAAATCTGTAGCTGAGCTTGAAAATCTAAAAATAGTTGACAGAGTAATGGTCTCAGATGCTCAGGATGCAGTTGGAACCTACAAAAAATTCATGGAAATGAACGGCGGTGAACTTGCAGACGTTGTTATAAACGTTGTGAATGTTCCTGACACGGAAATGGCTTCTGTGATGTGTTGTAAAGAACGCGGTAAGGTTTACTTTTTCTCTATGGCAACCAGTTTCACAAAAGCAGCTCTTGGAGCTGAAGGTATAGGCAAAGATGTGGATATGATTATCGGGAATGGTTATGCAAAAGACCATGCAAAGTTCGCTTTAGAAATTGTGAGAGAAAACAAGAAACTTTATGAACTATTCCTTAAAAGGTATGGATGA
- a CDS encoding glucose-6-phosphate isomerase (catalyzes the formation of D-fructose 6-phosphate from D-glucose 6-phosphate): MLRFDFSFMFEPNTKGGINEEEFNSVKQIISKSVDRVVKNRPAFVSVVFDRSHIDSIEDIRQWVLSFDSLVVVGIGGSNLGAVALANALTPLNWNHLSKQERNGYLKIFFLENVDPDQSAAILDEIDPRKTLFNIVSKSGSTAECLAHYQIIRSLLQLRGINTTEHLIFTTDPTKGFLRRVANQEKIRTLDIPENLGGRFSVLSPVGLLPAMACGVDIKALLDGAKDAYLKCADINVEKNPAAMIAACHYLNKKKGRNITVMMPYSNKLYSLADWFRQLWAESLGKKYSLTGEVVNEGLTPVKALGAVDQHSQLQLYNEGPDDKTIIFLEVEKHERDILIPSTHKDDDISYLSGKTLSTLLKSELTGTERALANNGRPSMRVVFPTINAYDMGQFFMYFEFTTALMGNLLNINPYDQPGVELSKKITYSLMGRKNYEETEFAEPSKKVVID; encoded by the coding sequence ATGCTCCGTTTCGATTTCAGTTTTATGTTCGAGCCAAATACAAAAGGAGGAATAAATGAAGAAGAATTCAACTCTGTAAAACAAATCATATCAAAATCCGTAGATAGAGTTGTTAAGAATCGACCAGCATTTGTCAGCGTTGTTTTTGACAGGAGTCATATAGATTCGATTGAAGACATCAGGCAATGGGTTCTTTCTTTCGACAGCCTTGTGGTAGTTGGAATTGGTGGTTCGAACCTTGGAGCAGTAGCTCTTGCAAATGCACTCACACCACTTAATTGGAATCATCTTTCAAAACAAGAAAGAAACGGCTATTTGAAGATCTTTTTTCTTGAAAACGTTGATCCAGACCAATCTGCTGCTATTCTCGATGAAATTGATCCCCGCAAGACTCTTTTCAATATAGTATCAAAATCTGGTTCAACTGCTGAATGTCTTGCACATTATCAAATAATCAGATCGCTTTTGCAATTGCGAGGAATAAATACTACCGAACACTTAATTTTCACAACAGACCCCACAAAAGGTTTTTTAAGACGCGTAGCGAATCAGGAGAAAATTCGAACACTTGATATCCCTGAAAATTTAGGAGGAAGATTCAGTGTCCTTTCTCCTGTCGGGCTTTTGCCAGCAATGGCATGTGGCGTAGATATCAAAGCTCTGCTTGATGGTGCAAAAGATGCATATCTCAAATGTGCAGACATAAATGTTGAAAAAAATCCTGCCGCTATGATAGCCGCGTGTCACTATTTAAACAAGAAAAAAGGTAGAAACATCACAGTTATGATGCCATATTCAAATAAATTATACTCACTTGCCGATTGGTTCAGACAGCTCTGGGCTGAAAGTCTTGGAAAGAAATATTCCCTGACAGGGGAGGTTGTCAATGAAGGATTAACACCAGTAAAAGCGCTCGGCGCGGTAGATCAACATTCACAATTGCAACTTTACAACGAGGGCCCTGATGACAAAACAATAATCTTTTTAGAAGTTGAAAAACACGAGCGTGATATATTAATACCATCTACTCATAAAGATGACGATATCTCCTATCTCAGCGGTAAAACTCTCTCAACGCTCCTGAAAAGTGAGTTAACTGGCACAGAAAGAGCGCTTGCTAACAATGGTCGTCCAAGCATGAGGGTTGTGTTTCCGACTATAAACGCTTACGATATGGGGCAATTTTTCATGTATTTTGAGTTTACAACAGCACTGATGGGTAACCTTTTGAATATTAACCCTTATGACCAACCGGGTGTTGAGCTCAGCAAGAAAATAACATATTCCCTGATGGGTAGGAAGAATTACGAAGAAACAGAATTTGCAGAACCTTCCAAAAAGGTTGTGATAGATTGA
- a CDS encoding ABC transporter substrate-binding protein, which yields MKKLFLVTLLVLVITLGFAKVKVTFWHAMGGGHGKTLQEIVDFFNQQHPDIEVEAVYIGNYSTLQQKLLAAAQAGGLPTISQAYSNWTAKLIYSGIVQPLNDFLTDPKIGLSSTEWQDIWEPMRMNCTWDKTVYAVPFNKSIYVMYVNTDALTLAGLNIPETIGELKKAAILMTEDFDGDGTIDQYGFAFRSTVDHFEVFLALNGGDILAKDENGKWKVTINSSESREVLQFLLDLKDKYAFVQGGYLDGPFGEGKIAMFIETVASKPYVASASQGKHGWSWAPLPVWKTQNALFAGTDLIMFSTAKDEEKKAAWEFMKFLISPDITAYWATKTGYLPVRKSATETDLWKKFLAENPDAEVPLKQLPNGVFDPQLGVWAEIRTIVGNMVNDVLYGKKTIDEGLSWAEQEIARELQREGL from the coding sequence ATGAAAAAACTTTTTCTGGTGACTTTGCTTGTTCTGGTAATCACTCTGGGTTTTGCAAAAGTTAAGGTGACTTTTTGGCATGCTATGGGCGGAGGACATGGCAAAACTTTGCAGGAAATCGTTGACTTTTTCAATCAGCAACATCCAGATATCGAAGTTGAAGCGGTTTATATAGGAAACTACAGTACATTACAGCAGAAACTACTCGCTGCAGCACAGGCGGGAGGTCTCCCAACAATCTCGCAAGCATATTCAAACTGGACAGCAAAACTGATCTATTCTGGGATAGTTCAGCCACTCAATGATTTCCTCACTGATCCAAAAATAGGTCTAAGTTCAACCGAGTGGCAGGACATTTGGGAGCCAATGAGAATGAACTGCACTTGGGACAAAACCGTTTACGCAGTTCCGTTCAACAAAAGCATCTATGTTATGTATGTCAATACAGATGCACTAACACTTGCCGGTTTGAACATCCCGGAGACAATTGGAGAGCTGAAAAAAGCAGCCATACTCATGACTGAAGATTTTGACGGCGATGGTACGATAGACCAATATGGATTCGCATTCCGCTCAACGGTGGATCATTTTGAGGTGTTTCTCGCGTTGAACGGCGGTGACATTCTTGCAAAAGATGAGAATGGAAAATGGAAAGTAACTATCAACAGCTCCGAATCAAGAGAAGTTCTTCAATTCCTGTTAGATTTGAAAGACAAATACGCATTTGTACAGGGAGGTTACTTAGACGGTCCTTTCGGCGAAGGAAAAATAGCGATGTTTATAGAAACAGTAGCCAGTAAACCCTATGTTGCGAGCGCTTCTCAAGGAAAACACGGCTGGAGTTGGGCACCGCTCCCGGTTTGGAAAACACAAAATGCACTGTTTGCAGGAACTGATTTAATCATGTTCAGTACGGCAAAAGATGAAGAAAAGAAAGCTGCATGGGAATTCATGAAATTTTTAATTTCTCCAGATATAACGGCATACTGGGCGACAAAGACAGGATACCTACCTGTCAGAAAAAGTGCAACAGAAACCGATTTGTGGAAGAAATTCCTTGCAGAAAATCCAGATGCGGAGGTTCCTTTGAAACAATTACCCAATGGTGTTTTTGATCCACAACTTGGTGTCTGGGCAGAGATAAGGACCATAGTCGGAAACATGGTTAACGACGTTCTGTACGGAAAGAAAACAATAGATGAAGGTTTATCCTGGGCTGAACAGGAAATTGCAAGAGAACTTCAAAGAGAAGGACTGTAA
- the coaE gene encoding dephospho-CoA kinase (Dephospho-CoA kinase (CoaE) performs the final step in coenzyme A biosynthesis.) — protein MKFVVGLTGKMGSGKSTVASILKEFGAKVINVDLIGHSVLSNEKVKDSLKKIFGESIFLKNQIDRKKLARVVFSDLNKLSSLEKIVHPLIRIEVEKQVESSDGLIVIDAAILHRLKLDKICDIVILIKSPEDKIIHRLREKGMNEEEIRERLMAQHDIVETDLVIVNDSDLLDLRRKIKNFYNEVIKSKLYHSTGEV, from the coding sequence TTGAAATTCGTAGTAGGTCTGACAGGCAAAATGGGGTCTGGAAAAAGTACAGTTGCATCTATTTTAAAAGAATTTGGCGCAAAAGTAATAAACGTTGATCTGATTGGACACTCTGTACTTTCGAACGAGAAAGTGAAAGATTCCCTAAAAAAGATCTTTGGAGAATCAATCTTTCTGAAAAACCAAATAGATAGGAAAAAACTTGCCCGCGTAGTGTTTTCAGATCTGAACAAACTTTCCTCCTTAGAGAAAATAGTTCATCCATTAATACGTATTGAAGTTGAAAAACAAGTAGAATCATCAGATGGCTTGATCGTTATAGACGCAGCTATTTTACACAGACTCAAACTGGATAAAATATGCGATATAGTGATTTTAATAAAATCACCAGAAGATAAAATAATACATCGCCTTAGGGAAAAAGGAATGAATGAAGAGGAAATTCGAGAACGTTTAATGGCTCAGCACGACATTGTTGAAACAGATCTGGTCATAGTGAATGATTCCGATCTATTAGATTTACGTCGAAAAATAAAGAATTTTTACAATGAGGTGATAAAATCAAAACTGTATCATTCAACAGGGGAGGTGTAG
- a CDS encoding NHL repeat-containing protein, producing MRKLLFLLFVLHCVLIYPIVNEEQARELFSQALLHWYQGDVSNARNLMEQALSGLIYVADIPEFWFFTSKIDIDTRAVEKAQENLKTVLVVSPGKAEVLSLIKEIEVLSNPIKFSTPTVFDEILTVPGFTRGVEYFYTPNAVAFYENSLLIADEANKRLIRYEEGKYQIYKISISPRSIAAFPESHVYISGDGKLIEYDLQNLSEKVIGDGFINPILAGFDRVNRLWGADVDRIFTCDGGKITFFNPEGFHIIGDIEITPNGIWILDTFANQLILLDYSMNVIKTYPSYNAWNFEISLSGEPVIITKNGTLSIVKDDGLHDLFTPTGNTVLFEYHYPYLMLMDWKSHSVSVRLMKSQEPVIVKVDNLSLSEEYIDLSIRVENISGEPLPFIRQLIQVREGGGPVFFNISANYLKLEWLKATSEFFSDLLPKIKRGSLYGVLFDNTPKEWKRTDLVTLRGKNIKLFSRSQVTDLELLSGGFGPVNSEREIWQPVWSISFKRTRPIPSDIVPVAVEVKIGQEVYSDTIYYTRGMVE from the coding sequence TTGAGAAAATTACTTTTTCTGCTTTTTGTATTGCACTGCGTGTTGATCTATCCTATAGTTAATGAAGAACAAGCTCGAGAGCTGTTCTCACAGGCTTTATTGCACTGGTATCAGGGAGATGTTTCAAACGCGAGAAATCTCATGGAGCAGGCTCTTTCTGGTCTGATATATGTTGCTGACATACCTGAGTTCTGGTTTTTCACTTCAAAAATCGATATAGATACCAGGGCAGTTGAAAAAGCACAGGAAAATCTCAAAACAGTTCTTGTAGTAAGTCCTGGAAAAGCTGAGGTACTTTCTTTAATAAAAGAAATCGAGGTGCTTTCAAACCCCATAAAATTCTCAACGCCAACAGTATTTGATGAGATCTTAACAGTTCCTGGTTTTACCAGAGGAGTAGAATACTTCTACACACCGAATGCCGTGGCTTTCTATGAAAATTCCTTACTTATAGCCGATGAAGCAAATAAAAGGTTGATAAGATACGAAGAAGGTAAGTACCAAATCTACAAAATAAGTATCTCCCCTCGGAGCATCGCTGCTTTTCCTGAATCTCACGTATATATATCGGGAGATGGAAAACTGATCGAGTACGATCTTCAAAACCTCTCTGAGAAAGTCATAGGTGATGGATTTATTAACCCCATCCTTGCAGGATTTGATAGAGTCAACAGACTATGGGGAGCAGATGTTGATAGAATCTTCACGTGCGACGGTGGAAAAATTACATTTTTTAACCCTGAAGGCTTTCATATAATTGGAGATATCGAGATAACTCCAAACGGGATATGGATACTTGACACATTTGCAAATCAGCTTATTCTTCTTGATTATTCGATGAATGTAATAAAAACATATCCTTCCTACAATGCTTGGAATTTTGAAATCAGTTTATCAGGTGAACCTGTAATTATTACAAAAAACGGCACACTCTCGATAGTGAAAGACGATGGTTTGCACGACCTGTTTACTCCGACAGGTAATACCGTTCTTTTCGAGTACCATTATCCATACCTTATGCTAATGGATTGGAAATCCCATAGTGTGTCAGTCCGATTGATGAAATCTCAGGAGCCAGTAATAGTCAAAGTAGATAATCTGAGTCTTAGCGAAGAATATATCGATCTTTCAATCAGAGTTGAAAATATATCTGGTGAACCGCTGCCGTTTATTCGACAATTAATTCAGGTTCGTGAAGGTGGAGGACCAGTTTTTTTCAACATCTCGGCAAATTATCTGAAACTTGAATGGTTGAAAGCTACCTCAGAATTTTTCAGCGATCTTCTTCCGAAAATAAAAAGAGGTTCCCTCTATGGCGTATTATTCGATAATACTCCAAAAGAATGGAAAAGAACAGATCTCGTAACACTTAGAGGAAAAAACATTAAACTTTTTTCCCGTTCGCAGGTAACGGATTTAGAATTGCTATCTGGAGGCTTTGGACCAGTAAATTCCGAAAGAGAAATATGGCAGCCTGTCTGGTCCATATCTTTCAAGCGCACAAGGCCTATCCCATCGGATATTGTCCCGGTTGCTGTCGAGGTAAAAATTGGCCAGGAGGTTTATTCAGACACTATATATTACACAAGAGGAATGGTGGAATGA
- a CDS encoding sigma-70 family RNA polymerase sigma factor → MNVKYSLRTKRTEELVNLAQSGLKEALDLLVEKFYPMVVKISSKYYAPWAEFQDLVQNGLVGLIKAVYYYQSDKGGFTSFAWTSVESELKSFLTFLNRRKNRMLTDALSVDSITDEESDETGYSFEDAGTSTVRQAVLEIVMEKVNGHLTDLEQGIISMWINGSSYEQIEQELNVNFKKVDNTVQKFKRIVKTKIDPLLITIFFQN, encoded by the coding sequence TTGAATGTAAAATACAGTTTGAGAACTAAGAGAACGGAAGAACTTGTGAATCTTGCTCAAAGCGGGCTTAAAGAAGCCTTAGACCTTTTGGTAGAGAAATTCTATCCTATGGTTGTAAAAATTTCCTCAAAATATTATGCGCCCTGGGCAGAGTTTCAAGATCTGGTTCAAAACGGTCTGGTTGGTTTGATCAAGGCAGTTTATTATTACCAGTCTGATAAAGGAGGATTCACTTCTTTTGCCTGGACAAGTGTAGAATCGGAGTTGAAGTCCTTTCTCACCTTTCTTAACCGGAGGAAGAACAGAATGTTGACAGATGCTTTGAGCGTCGATTCCATAACTGATGAAGAATCTGATGAAACCGGTTATTCTTTCGAAGACGCAGGGACTTCAACAGTGCGCCAAGCTGTCTTAGAAATAGTTATGGAAAAAGTAAACGGGCATCTTACCGATCTGGAACAGGGGATAATCAGTATGTGGATAAATGGATCGAGTTATGAACAAATAGAGCAGGAATTGAATGTGAACTTTAAGAAAGTCGATAATACTGTACAGAAATTTAAGAGAATAGTCAAAACAAAGATAGACCCACTTCTTATAACTATCTTTTTTCAAAATTAG
- a CDS encoding DUF5317 domain-containing protein, producing the protein MILDVFIIALLLSLILKKRIFHLDKLEIKAIYLFPVPFIIQILPFQQRGLLMAISYGLLFTAMMLNWKINGFKFMAAGSAMNALVILFNNGKMPVYEPFARMLELDLTVKHTFVYSFSEKLILGDWIPIILPWARKFLISPGDILIYAGVFIFFLTIEKTHR; encoded by the coding sequence TTGATACTGGATGTTTTCATAATAGCACTCTTACTTTCCCTCATTCTGAAAAAAAGAATTTTCCATCTTGACAAACTCGAAATCAAAGCGATTTATTTGTTTCCCGTGCCTTTTATTATACAAATACTCCCTTTTCAACAAAGAGGCCTCTTGATGGCTATCTCTTATGGATTACTTTTTACTGCAATGATGTTAAACTGGAAAATCAACGGTTTTAAATTCATGGCAGCTGGTTCAGCTATGAATGCGCTCGTGATACTTTTCAACAATGGAAAAATGCCCGTTTATGAACCTTTTGCCAGAATGCTTGAACTCGACCTGACAGTGAAACACACATTTGTTTATTCTTTTTCTGAAAAACTTATCCTTGGAGATTGGATACCCATTATCCTTCCATGGGCCAGAAAATTTCTCATAAGCCCTGGAGATATTCTCATATATGCAGGGGTGTTTATCTTCTTTTTAACCATCGAAAAAACCCATCGATAG
- the panC gene encoding pantoate--beta-alanine ligase — protein MVVVKNIDEMKKICRELRKEKTIGFVPTMGYLHEGHLSLVRRSKKENDITVVSIFVNPTQFGPNEDYNSYPRNLNRDASLLEKEDVDYVFVPEIEQMYPKDYSTYINEESLSRHLCGRSRPGHFRGVCTVVTKLFNIVKPNRAYFGQKDAQQFRVIRRMVRDLNMDVEVIECPIVREPDGLAMSSRNIYLSTEERNQALALNRSLKIAENLYRSGEKNTERMKEKIVQYLSSFDKIKIDYVEIVSEETLEPVEKIEGKVIVAIAAWVGKARLIDNTILGEI, from the coding sequence ATGGTAGTTGTCAAAAACATAGACGAAATGAAAAAGATATGTAGAGAGTTGAGAAAAGAAAAAACAATAGGCTTTGTTCCAACAATGGGTTATCTGCATGAAGGACATCTTTCCCTGGTCAGACGTTCAAAAAAAGAGAATGATATAACTGTTGTCAGCATATTTGTCAATCCAACGCAATTTGGTCCAAATGAGGACTATAATTCTTACCCAAGAAATTTAAATCGTGATGCGTCTCTTCTCGAAAAAGAAGATGTTGATTATGTTTTTGTTCCCGAAATTGAACAAATGTATCCAAAAGATTATTCTACCTACATCAATGAAGAGAGTCTTTCAAGACACTTATGTGGCAGATCAAGACCAGGGCATTTCAGAGGTGTCTGCACAGTTGTAACCAAGTTGTTCAACATAGTGAAACCCAACCGTGCATATTTTGGCCAGAAAGATGCACAACAGTTTCGTGTAATAAGAAGAATGGTCAGGGATTTAAACATGGACGTAGAAGTAATAGAATGCCCGATTGTGAGAGAGCCAGATGGTCTTGCAATGAGTTCAAGAAATATTTATCTATCAACTGAAGAAAGGAACCAGGCGCTTGCATTGAACAGATCCCTGAAAATTGCGGAAAATCTATACAGGTCTGGCGAAAAAAATACCGAAAGAATGAAAGAAAAAATAGTACAGTATCTGTCTTCCTTCGATAAAATAAAAATAGATTACGTAGAAATAGTTAGTGAGGAAACCCTTGAACCTGTTGAAAAAATCGAAGGAAAAGTCATTGTTGCCATTGCGGCTTGGGTTGGGAAAGCTCGCCTGATCGACAACACTATTTTAGGAGAAATATAA
- a CDS encoding tetratricopeptide repeat protein has product MKIEKIFQEAYTASQSGDLSKAEFLYKKCLEIQQTPEVWNNLGNVYRKQEKNARAIECYQKAIEMDKNFLPAYTNMACTLLNLERYDSAKLILTRALQLNRDDSTVKAMLIVCHLALKETIEAIDLYAENINDNQLAEELREYGVLEKLKELRKTWNRY; this is encoded by the coding sequence ATGAAAATTGAGAAGATTTTTCAGGAAGCCTACACAGCGTCGCAATCCGGCGATTTATCAAAAGCTGAGTTTCTTTATAAAAAATGTTTAGAAATTCAGCAAACACCGGAAGTGTGGAATAACCTTGGAAATGTTTACAGAAAACAAGAAAAAAATGCCAGGGCTATAGAATGTTATCAGAAAGCTATCGAAATGGACAAGAATTTTCTGCCTGCATATACAAATATGGCCTGCACTTTATTGAATCTTGAAAGATATGACAGTGCGAAACTTATCTTAACCAGAGCCTTACAGCTTAACAGAGACGACAGTACGGTCAAAGCAATGCTCATAGTTTGTCATCTTGCCTTGAAAGAAACTATCGAAGCAATTGACCTGTATGCTGAAAATATAAATGATAACCAATTAGCTGAAGAATTGAGAGAGTACGGCGTTCTGGAAAAGCTCAAAGAATTGAGAAAAACGTGGAATAGATACTAA
- a CDS encoding adenine phosphoribosyltransferase gives MDLRKFIRDIPDFPFEGIIFRDVTPLLKNPQAFQAAIDKMAETVSDIDFDLIVAPEARGFIFGSALAYKLHKGFIPVRKPGKLPYETTSIEYDLEYGTAKLQIHSDAIDKGEKILLVDDVLATGGTANAIAQLVKKLGGEVAGTCFLVELTYLNPRERLRDYLIRTVISY, from the coding sequence ATGGATTTGAGAAAATTCATCAGAGATATTCCTGATTTTCCATTTGAAGGAATTATTTTTAGAGATGTTACTCCCCTCTTGAAAAACCCTCAGGCTTTCCAGGCAGCTATAGATAAAATGGCAGAAACTGTGTCTGATATCGATTTCGATTTAATTGTTGCTCCAGAAGCAAGGGGATTTATTTTTGGTTCTGCTCTTGCTTACAAACTTCACAAAGGCTTTATTCCGGTTAGAAAACCTGGAAAATTGCCTTACGAAACAACATCAATTGAATATGATCTCGAGTATGGGACAGCCAAGCTTCAAATTCATTCTGATGCAATAGATAAAGGAGAGAAAATCCTGCTTGTTGATGACGTTCTTGCGACAGGTGGTACAGCAAATGCAATAGCACAGCTTGTGAAAAAACTCGGTGGCGAGGTTGCGGGAACATGCTTCTTAGTTGAATTAACATACTTGAATCCAAGAGAAAGACTCAGAGATTACCTCATCAGAACTGTTATCTCTTACTGA
- the plsY gene encoding glycerol-3-phosphate 1-O-acyltransferase PlsY has protein sequence MNYILIGLISYFCGAIPFSYLLPKLRKIDIRRTGSGNVGGTNALRAAGPVIGFICMVLDGVKAFVPVLVFSLIFKDIHYTGISSIFAVLGHDFPVFLRFKGGKGVASTTGVFFALCPICGFTFLATWISITLLTKYVSLASIVGMYAASFVAFFFNKDYGVLFLLLSTLSTLRHSENIERLVNKSERKTDLIKIIKKRG, from the coding sequence ATGAATTATATACTTATTGGACTGATTTCCTATTTTTGCGGAGCAATACCATTCAGTTATCTTCTACCGAAATTGAGAAAAATCGACATCAGAAGAACCGGTAGTGGGAATGTTGGTGGCACAAATGCTCTCAGGGCTGCCGGCCCTGTTATCGGCTTTATTTGTATGGTTCTTGATGGCGTTAAAGCCTTTGTGCCTGTACTTGTTTTTTCTCTGATTTTTAAAGATATTCATTATACAGGAATATCTTCCATTTTTGCTGTCCTTGGCCATGATTTTCCAGTTTTCCTGAGGTTCAAAGGCGGAAAAGGTGTTGCAAGTACCACAGGGGTATTTTTTGCACTTTGCCCGATTTGTGGCTTTACTTTCCTCGCAACCTGGATCAGCATAACTCTTTTAACAAAATATGTTTCACTGGCTTCGATAGTAGGTATGTACGCAGCTTCGTTTGTTGCTTTCTTCTTTAACAAAGACTACGGAGTGTTGTTTTTGTTGCTCTCAACCTTATCAACGTTAAGACACTCGGAAAATATCGAAAGATTGGTCAACAAATCGGAAAGAAAAACTGACTTGATAAAAATAATTAAAAAGAGGGGGTAA
- a CDS encoding HAD-IIA family hydrolase produces MKALNLNEVYLFLLDMDGTFYIGDKLVTGALDFLHVVRKQKKRVMFLTNNSSKNNFDYVEKLKKLGVDVTPEDIFTSGEATALFLEERFGHVDLFTIGTESLVKTLESYGHKNTEQNPQLVVLGYDTEINYRKLSLGCLFLRKGLKYIATHLDVNCPSLHGPVPDAGSFMALIEKSTLRKPDYIVGKPNPLMLKMIVRKTGVSPDKIAMVGDRLYTDMEFAYNSGVFSILVLSGETTLHDLKSVARKPDLIVENIGQLAKMIESGYHV; encoded by the coding sequence GTGAAGGCACTGAATCTCAATGAAGTATATCTGTTTCTCTTAGACATGGATGGAACATTTTACATTGGAGATAAACTTGTAACAGGCGCGCTGGATTTTCTTCATGTGGTAAGAAAGCAAAAAAAGAGGGTTATGTTTTTAACAAATAATTCTTCAAAGAACAATTTTGATTATGTAGAAAAACTGAAAAAACTTGGGGTCGATGTAACTCCTGAAGATATCTTTACCTCCGGTGAGGCTACGGCTCTTTTCCTTGAGGAAAGATTTGGTCATGTGGATCTTTTTACAATAGGTACTGAATCACTTGTAAAAACACTGGAGAGTTACGGACATAAAAATACTGAGCAAAACCCACAATTAGTGGTGCTTGGATATGATACAGAGATCAACTATCGTAAGCTTTCTCTCGGGTGTTTGTTTTTAAGAAAGGGCCTGAAATACATAGCAACTCATCTGGATGTAAATTGCCCGTCATTGCATGGGCCAGTACCTGATGCGGGTTCTTTTATGGCATTGATAGAAAAATCCACTTTGAGGAAACCTGATTATATCGTTGGAAAGCCGAACCCTCTGATGCTAAAAATGATTGTCAGGAAAACCGGCGTATCTCCTGATAAGATAGCGATGGTTGGTGACAGGCTCTATACCGATATGGAATTTGCCTACAATTCAGGTGTTTTTTCAATACTTGTTTTATCTGGTGAGACGACCTTGCATGATCTGAAATCTGTTGCAAGAAAACCAGATCTTATAGTGGAAAATATAGGTCAACTCGCCAAAATGATTGAAAGTGGGTATCACGTTTGA
- the rpmB gene encoding 50S ribosomal protein L28, translating to MAKRCEICGKGPVAGKNVSHSNRHTRRMFRPNLQKIRVITEDGTVRTMRVCTRCLKAGKVQKATA from the coding sequence ATGGCAAAAAGATGTGAAATATGTGGAAAAGGACCTGTAGCTGGCAAAAACGTCAGTCACTCCAATAGACACACTCGAAGAATGTTCAGACCGAACCTTCAGAAAATTCGTGTGATTACCGAAGATGGAACTGTCAGGACTATGAGAGTCTGTACCAGATGTCTCAAGGCAGGCAAAGTTCAAAAAGCAACAGCATGA